One window from the genome of Kaistella carnis encodes:
- a CDS encoding DUF2779 domain-containing protein: MKNLSKSRFVSGIQCDKKLWFDFYRKDLKPQIDDQTQAVFDLGHRIGTLAQEMFPNGKDATPEDFSNFQPSIENTKKWISEKVETIYEATFSANNTFCMLDILHRKDDEVWAIEVKSSTSVKDYHFTDASLQYFVMKNAGFAPDRFFMMYINNQYVKQGELTSEIFTLTDITEQVLANQEWVEENLDRLLKMLEIEQEPVVEIGGHCSSPFGCDYAHHCWKHVPEYSVFNLYRGGKKGWNLYDQNILQIEEIPDDFTLTHFQNLQRNGLKKDESYMDQLAIKNIISRWEFPLYFFDFETIFPAIPVLDGTRPYQQVPFQYSLHILEEDGKLTHKEFLASPKDFSNGENPLKQMIEQLKKDFGNTGNIVTYNQSFEVGRLNDLAKFFSEDAHFLYQLVDRIVDLLPVFQGGHCYFPAMKNSASIKSVLPAIAPEFTYENLEIQDGGSASSLFHQSIENGNFTDENLRENLLKYCERDTLAMVIIYQFLVDLIF, translated from the coding sequence ATGAAAAACCTCTCCAAATCTCGCTTCGTTTCCGGAATCCAATGTGACAAAAAACTATGGTTTGATTTCTACAGAAAAGATTTGAAACCACAAATAGATGATCAAACTCAAGCCGTTTTTGATCTTGGACATCGCATCGGAACTTTGGCTCAAGAAATGTTTCCCAACGGAAAAGATGCAACACCAGAAGATTTTTCCAATTTCCAACCATCTATTGAAAATACGAAAAAATGGATTTCCGAAAAAGTAGAAACGATTTATGAAGCCACTTTTAGCGCGAATAATACTTTTTGTATGCTCGATATTTTGCACCGAAAAGATGATGAAGTCTGGGCAATAGAAGTAAAAAGCAGCACTTCTGTAAAAGATTATCATTTTACGGATGCCTCTCTGCAATATTTTGTGATGAAAAATGCAGGTTTCGCTCCAGATCGATTTTTCATGATGTACATCAATAATCAATACGTAAAACAAGGAGAATTGACCAGCGAAATTTTCACACTCACAGATATTACCGAACAGGTTTTGGCAAATCAAGAATGGGTTGAAGAAAACTTGGATAGATTATTGAAAATGTTGGAGATTGAGCAAGAACCAGTGGTGGAAATTGGCGGTCATTGTTCCAGTCCTTTTGGTTGCGATTACGCTCATCATTGTTGGAAACATGTTCCCGAATATTCTGTTTTTAATTTATACCGAGGCGGTAAAAAAGGTTGGAATCTCTATGACCAGAATATCTTGCAAATTGAAGAAATTCCTGATGATTTTACCTTAACCCATTTTCAAAATCTTCAACGAAATGGCTTGAAAAAAGATGAAAGTTATATGGATCAGTTAGCAATCAAAAATATCATTTCACGATGGGAATTTCCTTTGTATTTTTTCGATTTTGAAACTATTTTCCCAGCGATTCCGGTTTTAGATGGAACTAGACCTTATCAGCAAGTTCCTTTTCAATATTCGCTGCATATTTTAGAAGAAGATGGGAAGTTGACGCATAAAGAGTTTCTCGCCAGTCCAAAAGATTTTAGCAATGGCGAAAATCCTTTAAAACAAATGATAGAACAACTGAAAAAAGATTTTGGCAACACAGGAAATATTGTGACTTACAACCAAAGTTTTGAAGTCGGTCGATTGAATGACTTGGCAAAATTTTTCTCGGAAGATGCCCATTTTCTATATCAATTAGTAGATAGAATTGTAGATTTACTTCCCGTTTTCCAGGGTGGACATTGTTATTTCCCTGCGATGAAAAATTCGGCTTCCATCAAATCTGTTTTACCTGCGATTGCGCCAGAATTTACTTATGAAAATTTGGAAATTCAAGATGGTGGATCCGCAAGTTCTTTGTTTCATCAATCCATAGAAAACGGAAATTTCACAGATGAAAATTTGAGAGAAAATCTTTTGAAATATTGCGAAAGAGATACTTTGGCAATGGTGATTATTTATCAGTTTTTAGTTGATTTAATATTTTAG
- a CDS encoding class I SAM-dependent DNA methyltransferase, whose translation MTQSNIKKLEIELWEAADELRANSKLTASEYKDPLLGLILLRFAENKYEEAKENLSQTLPINPRTKERREATKEDFAAAGSMLLPEKAQYTYLASLPESEDLAEAVNTAMKLIEAEYEELAGILPKNYQDLTPEDDSDNNLLANLIRIFNSDSVRNAKGDVFGRVYEYFLMKLSMMGAGAQEGGEFFTPPSLVQLIVNFIQPNHGIIHDPACGSGGMFVQTAHFIKDTENKSVNEAITVYGTEYKSNTTRLAKMNLAIHGIEGKIANNNSFYSDPFELFGKCDFVMANPPFNVDKVDAKNKFLAEDQRLPFGAPLTGKGTIGNGNYLWIQYFMSYLNPTGRAGFVMASSATDAGNAEKRIREELIKTGNVDCIVSISNNFFYTRSLPCHLWFFDKGKSKSNRDKILMIDARNVYRKVSTTINDFSEEQMEGLTAIMAMHRGEEPKVTKDNAWFNEHFPDGKYRDIEGLCKAVTLDEVAEQDYSLTPGRYVGVNIDIDMDFDYKSRMEILHSELAELNTDANDLMNQIQSFKL comes from the coding sequence ATGACCCAATCAAACATCAAAAAACTCGAAATAGAACTTTGGGAAGCCGCAGACGAACTGCGTGCGAACTCTAAACTCACGGCTTCTGAATATAAAGATCCTTTGCTGGGATTAATATTGCTGCGTTTTGCAGAAAATAAATACGAAGAAGCTAAAGAAAATTTAAGCCAAACTTTACCCATCAATCCTCGGACAAAAGAAAGACGTGAAGCCACTAAAGAAGATTTTGCAGCTGCAGGTTCTATGCTTTTGCCGGAAAAAGCACAATACACTTATCTTGCATCTTTGCCAGAAAGTGAAGATTTGGCAGAAGCTGTAAATACTGCCATGAAACTTATCGAAGCGGAATATGAAGAACTGGCTGGAATTTTACCAAAAAATTATCAGGATTTAACGCCGGAAGACGATTCTGATAATAATCTTTTAGCAAATCTCATCCGGATTTTTAATTCCGATTCGGTGCGGAATGCAAAAGGTGATGTTTTCGGTCGCGTTTATGAATATTTCCTGATGAAATTATCCATGATGGGCGCCGGTGCGCAGGAAGGCGGTGAGTTTTTTACGCCACCATCTTTGGTACAGCTGATCGTCAATTTCATTCAGCCCAATCACGGGATTATTCATGATCCGGCGTGTGGATCGGGAGGAATGTTTGTGCAGACCGCGCATTTTATCAAAGACACCGAAAACAAAAGTGTCAACGAAGCCATCACCGTTTATGGCACAGAATATAAAAGCAACACCACGCGTTTGGCGAAAATGAACTTAGCCATTCACGGCATCGAAGGGAAAATTGCGAACAACAATTCCTTTTATTCCGATCCGTTTGAGTTGTTTGGCAAATGCGATTTCGTGATGGCGAATCCGCCCTTTAATGTGGATAAAGTAGATGCGAAAAATAAATTTTTGGCAGAAGATCAGCGTTTGCCTTTTGGTGCGCCTTTAACGGGGAAAGGTACGATTGGGAATGGCAATTATTTGTGGATTCAGTATTTTATGTCTTACCTCAATCCGACCGGAAGAGCCGGTTTTGTAATGGCTTCTTCGGCAACGGATGCCGGAAATGCGGAGAAACGCATTCGGGAAGAACTCATCAAAACGGGCAATGTGGACTGTATTGTTTCCATCAGCAACAACTTTTTCTATACGCGTTCTCTGCCGTGTCATTTATGGTTTTTCGATAAAGGAAAATCGAAGAGCAACCGCGACAAAATTTTAATGATTGATGCCCGAAATGTCTATCGGAAAGTAAGCACCACCATCAACGATTTCTCGGAAGAGCAGATGGAAGGTTTAACCGCCATCATGGCGATGCACCGTGGCGAAGAACCCAAAGTTACGAAAGATAATGCCTGGTTCAACGAGCATTTCCCAGACGGAAAATACCGCGACATCGAAGGTTTGTGCAAAGCGGTGACTTTGGACGAAGTTGCCGAACAGGATTACAGTTTAACGCCGGGAAGATATGTAGGCGTGAACATCGATATTGATATGGATTTCGATTACAAAAGCCGCATGGAAATCTTGCACAGCGAACTGGCAGAACTGAATACCGACGCCAATGATTTGATGAACCAAATTCAATCTTTTAAATTATGA